In one Curtobacterium citreum genomic region, the following are encoded:
- a CDS encoding FecCD family ABC transporter permease, translating into MSRGRLVGAAVTAVVVLAVAVALSVAFGSRPIPLGTVLGTVLHPGRQDEIGLIVLGNRVPRTVVGLLAGTALGGAGAVMQGVTRNPLADPSVLGINAGAALAVVVGIAVFGISGTAAYLPFAFVGAGLAALLVYGVAALARRGLSPVGLALAGAVVAAALSSITTAVLVTSQSLLDQLRFWQVGALAGKDLGTAAVIAVPVLVGLVVAAGLGRSLNTLALGDELAASLGQRVVLVRVVGGVVTVLLAGSAVAAAGPIAFVGLAVPHAVRRLSGPDQRWTILLSALVAPALLLVADVVGRVVAYPGELQVGIVTALIGAPVFIWLVRSRVVTGL; encoded by the coding sequence GTGTCCCGCGGACGACTCGTCGGCGCCGCGGTGACCGCAGTGGTCGTGCTCGCCGTCGCGGTGGCGCTCTCGGTGGCCTTCGGCTCGCGGCCGATCCCGCTCGGCACCGTCCTCGGCACGGTCCTGCACCCGGGACGGCAGGACGAGATCGGGCTCATCGTCCTCGGCAACCGCGTGCCCCGCACCGTCGTCGGACTGCTCGCCGGCACCGCCCTCGGGGGCGCCGGTGCCGTCATGCAGGGCGTGACACGGAACCCCTTGGCCGACCCGAGCGTCCTCGGCATCAACGCCGGCGCGGCCCTCGCGGTGGTGGTGGGCATCGCCGTGTTCGGCATCAGCGGCACCGCCGCGTACCTGCCCTTCGCGTTCGTCGGCGCCGGCCTCGCCGCGCTCCTGGTCTACGGGGTCGCCGCGCTCGCCCGCCGCGGCCTCTCCCCGGTCGGGCTCGCGCTCGCCGGGGCCGTCGTGGCCGCCGCCCTGTCGTCGATCACCACGGCGGTCCTGGTGACGAGCCAGAGCCTGCTCGACCAGCTGCGGTTCTGGCAGGTCGGGGCGCTCGCCGGCAAGGACCTCGGCACGGCCGCAGTGATCGCCGTGCCGGTGCTCGTCGGGCTCGTCGTCGCCGCCGGACTCGGCCGTTCCCTGAACACCCTCGCGCTCGGTGACGAGCTCGCGGCGTCGCTCGGGCAGCGGGTCGTCCTCGTGCGGGTCGTCGGCGGTGTCGTCACGGTCCTGCTCGCCGGGTCGGCCGTCGCCGCCGCCGGGCCGATCGCCTTCGTCGGCCTGGCCGTGCCGCACGCCGTCCGCCGACTGAGCGGACCCGACCAACGCTGGACGATCCTCCTGTCCGCCCTCGTCGCGCCCGCGCTCCTGCTCGTCGCCGACGTCGTCGGCCGGGTCGTCGCGTACCCGGGGGAGCTGCAGGTCGGCATCGTGACCGCGCTCATCGGCGCGCCGGTGTTCATCTGGCTCGTCCGTTCACGCGTGGTGACCGGCCTGTGA